GTCACCATCGATGTAGGCTGCGCGCTCCTGATCGGCTGCGAGAGCCCGAGCGCAGGTCGTCTCACCGACTGCCGGGCCGCCCGAGAGGAGGAGCGGTCGCATCGTCGAGTCCTCCCGCTGGCGGATTGCCTCAGACCAACCACACGTTCCGGTGAGCGACCGGTGCGAGGGAGGACGCATCTCTTCCCTGGCTGAGACCCCCTGGTCACCGTGGTCACATGGACTGCTTCGCGAGCTGGCGCACGCGCATCTGGAGGGACGGCTCAGGCCGTCGCTCTCCTCTACCCCGACCCCGGGCCTGGAGCCTTCGGACTGCTCACGAAAGAAGCACAACCATGCACATCCGCGACTGCACGCCGCTTGACCTGCCCGCGCTCACCGCACTGACGATCGAGACGTTCCGGCCTCTCCTCGCCGGCTCCCTCGCGCAGCTACGGGCCGAGGTCACCGCGCACGACCATGGGCGCTGGGAGGACGACCACCGCCAGGAAGTCCCTTCCCTGCTGGCTCCCGACGAGGGTCGCTTCATCACACTGGCGGAAGAACCCGGCGAACCGCTCGGCTACGTCGGCTGGAACACCACCGGTGCGACCTCCGGACGACTCGAGAT
The sequence above is drawn from the Curtobacterium sp. MR_MD2014 genome and encodes:
- a CDS encoding GNAT family N-acetyltransferase, producing the protein MHIRDCTPLDLPALTALTIETFRPLLAGSLAQLRAEVTAHDHGRWEDDHRQEVPSLLAPDEGRFITLAEEPGEPLGYVGWNTTGATSGRLEMVAVHPDARRRGVARALCSAALTRLGDLGVTVVHIGTGGDEFHAPARAL